In one window of Henckelia pumila isolate YLH828 chromosome 1, ASM3356847v2, whole genome shotgun sequence DNA:
- the LOC140880323 gene encoding histone-lysine N-methyltransferase ASHR1 — MEELQEALNDKNLSVRTNPEKGRCLFTTRDFSPGEVIISEDPYVCVPSKNKESGCSKCEWCFSSKNLKKCSSCHVVWYCGSSCQKLDWKMHRVECQSLSKVDEERLKYLTPSIRLMVKLYLRRQLEYKKILLTSATDNYKLVEALVSHMADVDETQLVLYAQMANLVNLILQWPDSEINIKEIAENFSKLACNAHTICDSELIPLGTGLYPVISIINHSCLPNSILVFEGRLAVVRAVQHIPKGAEVLISYIETAGSTVTRQKALKEQYFFSCTCSRCIELGQFDDIRESAILEGYSCKNGECSGFLLRDHDGTGLICQQCGLLRDKDEIKNIAYEVKLMSEKASVFLSSGRNAEASAAYMMIEKFQMKLDHPFSINLMRTRETLLKIFMELQDWKEALSYCRLTIPIYESVYPRFHPLLGLQYYTCGKLEWLLGETEEAVKSLTKAWDVLRITHGTKTPFMMELASKLEEARAEASYKLRPQND, encoded by the exons ATGGAGGAATTACAGGAAGCATTGAATGATAAGAACTTATCGGTTAGAACAAATCCAGAGAAGGGTCGCTGCCTTTTCACCACTCGTGATTTTTCACCgg GGGAAGTTATCATAAGCGAGGACCCATATGTTTGTGTCCCAAGCAAGAACAAGGAATCGGGTTGCTCGAAATGCGAATGGTGCTTTTCATCCAAAAACCTCAAGAAATGTTCTTCTTGCCATGTTGTTTGGTATTGTGGCAGCTCCTGCCAG AAATTGGATTGGAAGATGCATCGTGTGGAATGCCAATCCTTGTCTAAAGTTGACGAGGAAAGATTAAAATATCTCACGCCGTCCATACGTTTAATGGTAAAACTATATTTACGAAGACAGCTAGAATACAAGAAG ATTCTCCTCACCAGTGCGACAGATAATTATAAGCTGGTGGAGGCCTTGGTATCTC ATATGGCTGACGTTGATGAGACACAATTGGTGTTGTACGCTCAGATGGCTAACCTTGTCAATTTGATACTCCAATGGCCAGATTCTGAGATCAACATCAAAGAGATTGCAGAAAATTTTTCCAAG CTAGCATGCAATGCACATACCATTTGTGACAGTGAACTGATACCTCTCGGAACAGGACTTTACCCAGTCATTTCTATCATAAATCACAG CTGTTTACCCAATTCTATTCTAGTATTTGAGGGAAGACTAGCAGTGGTACGAGCTGTGCAACACATACCTAAAGGTGCTGAG GTGTTGATCAGTTACATAGAAACAGCTGGAAGCACAGTGACTCGGCAAAAGGCTCTTAAAGAACAGTACTTTTTCTCTTGCACTTGTTCACGCTGCATAGAATTG GGTCAATTTGACGATATCCGAGAAAGTGCTATTCTGGAAGGTTATAGTTGCAAGAATGGTGAATGTAGCGGTTTTCTTCTTCGTGACCATG ATGGTACAGGGCTCATATGCCAACAGTGTGGACTTCTTAGGGACAAAGATGAAATAAAAAACATAGCTTATGAAGTTAAATTAATGTCGGAAAAGGCTTCCGTGTTCCTTTCCTCAGGCC GTAATGCTGAGGCAAGTGCTGCTTATATGATGATCGAGAAATTCCAAATGAAGTTAGACCATCCATTTTCAATCAATCTTATGCGGACTAGAGAGACTCTTCTAAAG ATATTCATGGAACTTCAAGACTGGAAAGAAGCACTATCATATTGCAGATTAACCATTCCAATTTACGAGA GTGTGTATCCAAGATTCCATCCATTGCTTGGATTGCAATATTATACGTGTGGAAAACTTGAATG GTTGCTCGGCGAGACGGAAGAAGCAGTCAAGTCACTTACCAAAGCTTGGGACGTATTGCGAATCACTCATGGAACAAAGACACCTTTCATGATGGAACTTGCGAGTAAGTTGGAAGAAGCTCGCGCGGAGGCTTCGTACAAGCTTCGGCCTCAGAACGACTAA